A part of Limihaloglobus sulfuriphilus genomic DNA contains:
- the ispD gene encoding 2-C-methyl-D-erythritol 4-phosphate cytidylyltransferase — protein sequence MEQNVALIVCGAGQSSRFGKKTKKIFHKVGGSALFIKAIEPFLSHDSVKQIILTIDAADQEKLEINHGAFCDFNGIKVVHGGKERCESVNNALQTLRDDINLVAIHDAARCCIKRKWIDEVFDTAAQTGAAMLAAPVTATLKKVEDGIITATVERDGMYEAQTPQVFRRDIIEKAYARLDGHEDKAAVSDDSILVENIGEKVHIVKTDYSNLKITVPGDIPIVEAVLKTFAPKKQAPLGAFEEAQW from the coding sequence ATGGAACAGAATGTTGCATTGATTGTTTGCGGTGCGGGCCAGAGCAGCCGGTTTGGCAAAAAGACCAAGAAAATATTTCACAAGGTCGGCGGCAGTGCGCTTTTTATAAAGGCGATAGAGCCGTTTCTCAGCCATGACAGCGTCAAGCAGATAATCCTTACGATAGACGCGGCTGATCAGGAAAAACTCGAGATTAACCACGGCGCGTTTTGCGATTTTAACGGCATTAAGGTTGTGCACGGCGGCAAAGAGAGGTGCGAATCGGTCAACAACGCACTGCAAACGCTGCGGGACGATATCAATCTTGTCGCCATTCATGACGCCGCACGCTGCTGTATAAAACGCAAATGGATCGACGAGGTATTTGACACGGCCGCCCAGACAGGTGCCGCCATGCTCGCCGCGCCGGTAACGGCAACACTCAAGAAAGTCGAAGACGGCATCATCACCGCAACCGTTGAACGTGACGGCATGTACGAGGCACAGACGCCGCAGGTGTTCAGACGCGATATCATCGAAAAGGCCTACGCCCGCCTGGACGGCCACGAGGACAAGGCCGCCGTCAGTGATGATTCGATTCTCGTGGAAAATATCGGCGAAAAGGTGCATATCGTAAAAACCGACTATTCAAACCTCAAGATTACCGTCCCCGGCGATATTCCCATTGTCGAGGCCGTTCTCAAGACCTTTGCCCCGAAGAAGCAGGCGCCTCTGGGAGCTTTTGAAGAAGCCCAGTGGTAG
- a CDS encoding cob(I)yrinic acid a,c-diamide adenosyltransferase — protein sequence MIKQSLVQIYTGQGKGKTTAALGLAFRACGNGNRVLIYQFLKPAGLDLSERRAAADCGLDIEMRAMKTSWDMLTSLDDLEVYKKTAAEIKTIITELRTAAASGEYDMIILDEIVFCESKGLAEFDDIKKLITTRARGTEIVMTGRGASDKMIELADLVSEMRQIKHPFQKGIAARKGIEY from the coding sequence ATGATAAAACAATCCCTGGTACAGATCTATACGGGCCAAGGAAAGGGCAAGACCACAGCCGCGCTGGGGCTGGCGTTTCGTGCGTGCGGCAATGGCAACAGGGTTCTTATCTACCAGTTCTTGAAGCCGGCCGGCCTTGATCTCAGTGAGCGGAGAGCGGCGGCGGATTGCGGCCTTGATATTGAGATGCGGGCAATGAAAACAAGCTGGGATATGCTCACATCTTTAGACGACCTGGAGGTTTACAAAAAAACCGCGGCAGAAATAAAGACAATTATCACAGAGCTTAGAACCGCGGCGGCCTCGGGTGAGTATGATATGATAATTCTCGATGAAATCGTGTTCTGCGAATCGAAAGGGCTTGCGGAATTCGATGATATAAAGAAGCTTATAACAACCAGGGCCCGCGGCACGGAAATTGTCATGACCGGCAGGGGGGCTTCTGATAAAATGATAGAGCTGGCGGATCTGGTATCCGAAATGCGGCAGATAAAGCACCCTTTCCAGAAAGGCATCGCCGCCCGAAAGGGGATAGAATACTGA
- the panB gene encoding 3-methyl-2-oxobutanoate hydroxymethyltransferase, producing the protein MNAKKTLADLYRLKENKQKFSCITCYDYTTASIIAGTDIDTVMVGDSAAQAILGHRTTLPADMDTMVKLTAAVRRGLPESLVIADMPFLSYQISIAEAIRNAGRFITEAGADIVKIEVSEHDIDTVRAVSRAGIAVMAHIGIRPQSIGLSGRLRAEGTTAIQARGLIDLAQRMVDAGARMLLVEGTAREIAAIITRRSRVPVLSCGSGPDCDGQVLVITDVLGLNEGAKLPKFAKCFGRVGENIREALTEYDKQVKNASFPDDATSYHIPAKELEKLNKELNRKESEQQAL; encoded by the coding sequence ATGAATGCTAAGAAAACACTTGCAGATTTATACAGATTGAAAGAAAACAAACAAAAATTTTCCTGTATAACATGTTATGATTACACAACAGCGTCGATTATAGCCGGCACAGACATAGATACAGTCATGGTCGGAGATTCCGCCGCACAGGCGATTCTCGGCCACCGGACAACACTGCCGGCAGATATGGATACCATGGTTAAACTGACCGCGGCGGTTCGCAGGGGGCTTCCCGAGAGCCTTGTCATTGCGGATATGCCCTTTCTTTCATACCAGATCAGTATTGCCGAGGCCATCCGCAACGCCGGGCGGTTTATCACCGAAGCCGGCGCCGATATCGTCAAAATCGAGGTATCTGAACATGATATCGATACTGTCCGCGCGGTCAGCCGTGCCGGCATTGCCGTTATGGCGCATATAGGGATACGCCCGCAGTCGATAGGGCTCAGCGGCAGGCTCCGTGCCGAGGGCACCACGGCGATCCAGGCACGCGGGCTGATTGACCTGGCCCAACGAATGGTCGATGCCGGCGCGAGGATGCTTCTTGTAGAGGGTACCGCACGTGAAATAGCCGCGATAATCACCCGCCGAAGCCGCGTCCCGGTGTTGAGCTGCGGCTCTGGGCCGGACTGTGACGGGCAGGTGCTGGTTATAACCGATGTTCTTGGGCTCAATGAAGGCGCGAAACTGCCGAAATTCGCAAAATGTTTTGGCAGAGTAGGCGAAAACATAAGAGAGGCCCTCACTGAATACGATAAGCAGGTCAAAAACGCCTCGTTCCCCGATGATGCCACCTCGTACCACATACCTGCAAAAGAGCTTGAAAAACTCAATAAGGAATTAAACCGTAAAGAAAGCGAACAGCAGGCTTTATGA
- a CDS encoding type ISP restriction/modification enzyme, which translates to MAVDTDTILKDYIKRLNTRYKTGISREHSYRGDLQNLLESLCPGVLVTNEPARVECGAPDYILTRRNVPIGYIEAKDIGEDITGRKHKEQFARYRGSLGNLIITDYLDFRLYREGDFVKSVRIANADSGRIKPDPAAFADFAALIEEFTVYSGQTVTSPKKLAGLMAGKARLLADIIKNAIITDEKSGYDNIHSGEDNTLREQLKAFKEVLIHDINPGEFADIYAQTIAYGMFAARLNDKSLEDFSRQEAAELIPKSNPFLRKLFQYIAGYDLDDRIKWLVDALADVFRAADVSQILKNFGRATQQTDPMIHFYETFLGEYDPKLRKSRGVWYTPEPVVSFIVRAVDDILKSEFGLKDGLADTSMTTIKTEVPSSRSKTGFKLVDEQVHRVQILDPAAGTGTFLAEVVRQIHKKFSAQQGIWSGYVDKHLLPRLNGFEILMASYAMAHLKLEMLLDETGYKPQTNQRLRVYLTNSLEEHHPDTGTLFANWLSTEANEANRIKRDTPVMCVIGNPPYSISSSNKGEWIQNLISDYKKDLNERKLNLDDDYIKFIRFGQHFIEKNGEGVLAFISNNSFIDGITHRQMRKHLLECFDKIYILDLHGNSKKKETTPEGDKDENVFDIMQGVSINIFVKTKKKKKNDLGNVYFAQTFGKRNSKYTYLNQSDINSIQWEQLKPKTPNFFFVPKRFDLEEKYIAGLKISYLFKVFSTGIETKCDNIAVQFTQHLSNCVLQDFIEKKEEELKIIYKRKNSRGWNYQCAIKDIRNNDAKVRKISYRPFDERYAIYTGFSGGIMGRPRSETMKHLLSNNLAISSTRSRRNDAACFYITKQITDKSITSSLDNNYIFPLYLYPDADCDGMFTDSDRVPNLNMEIVDKIAAKLGLRFTAEKEDSEGTFAPIDILDYIYAVLHSPAYREKYKEFLKIDFPRVPYPENADMFWRLAELGGRLRRVHLLESEQAQNYITSYPLDGDNVITRKMTAKSIGFELKDEDNGTGRVWINDKQYFDGVPLSAWEFYIGGYQPAQKWLKDRCGRELSFDDILHYQKIIAALTETARIMQEIDKTGFVE; encoded by the coding sequence ATGGCTGTGGATACCGATACCATATTAAAAGACTACATCAAGCGGCTAAACACCAGGTACAAGACGGGCATATCCCGTGAACACAGCTACAGGGGCGATTTGCAGAACCTCCTCGAATCTCTCTGCCCGGGTGTTCTCGTTACCAACGAGCCGGCGCGTGTAGAGTGCGGAGCGCCGGACTATATCCTTACGCGGCGTAATGTGCCCATCGGTTACATAGAGGCCAAAGACATCGGCGAAGATATCACCGGCAGAAAGCACAAAGAGCAGTTCGCCCGCTACCGCGGTTCACTCGGCAACCTGATAATAACCGATTACCTCGATTTCAGGCTCTACCGTGAAGGCGATTTTGTAAAATCAGTCCGCATAGCCAATGCCGATAGCGGCAGGATAAAACCCGATCCGGCAGCTTTTGCGGATTTTGCCGCCCTGATAGAAGAATTCACCGTTTACAGCGGCCAGACGGTTACAAGCCCCAAAAAACTCGCCGGACTGATGGCGGGCAAGGCGCGGCTGCTGGCAGATATCATAAAAAACGCCATCATCACAGACGAAAAATCCGGTTACGACAATATCCACAGCGGCGAAGACAACACGCTCAGGGAGCAGCTAAAGGCGTTTAAAGAGGTGCTTATACACGATATCAACCCGGGAGAATTCGCCGACATCTACGCCCAGACAATCGCATACGGAATGTTTGCCGCACGGCTAAATGATAAAAGCCTTGAGGATTTCAGCAGGCAGGAAGCCGCCGAGCTGATACCCAAATCAAACCCGTTTCTGCGTAAGCTCTTCCAGTATATCGCCGGGTATGACCTCGACGACAGGATAAAATGGCTCGTTGACGCGCTGGCGGATGTGTTCAGGGCGGCGGACGTCTCGCAAATCCTCAAGAATTTCGGCAGAGCGACACAGCAGACCGACCCGATGATACATTTCTACGAGACGTTTCTGGGCGAATACGACCCGAAACTGCGAAAATCTCGCGGCGTATGGTACACTCCCGAGCCGGTAGTAAGTTTCATCGTACGGGCGGTTGACGATATACTCAAATCCGAGTTCGGACTCAAAGACGGCCTTGCCGACACGTCAATGACCACCATAAAAACAGAGGTTCCCAGCAGCCGCAGCAAGACCGGCTTTAAACTGGTAGATGAACAGGTGCACCGTGTGCAGATACTCGACCCCGCCGCGGGAACGGGTACGTTTCTGGCGGAGGTTGTCCGGCAGATACACAAAAAATTCAGCGCCCAGCAGGGGATATGGAGCGGATACGTAGATAAACACCTCCTGCCCAGGCTCAACGGCTTCGAAATACTCATGGCATCCTACGCAATGGCGCATTTGAAACTTGAGATGCTGCTCGATGAAACAGGATATAAACCCCAGACAAACCAGCGGCTGCGCGTGTACCTGACAAACTCGCTCGAAGAGCACCACCCGGACACAGGAACACTGTTCGCAAACTGGCTCAGTACAGAGGCAAACGAGGCAAACCGAATAAAACGCGATACCCCCGTAATGTGCGTCATAGGAAACCCACCGTATTCCATCAGCAGTTCAAACAAAGGCGAATGGATCCAAAATCTAATAAGCGATTACAAGAAAGATTTAAATGAACGAAAATTAAACCTTGATGACGATTACATAAAATTCATTCGGTTTGGACAGCACTTTATAGAGAAAAACGGAGAAGGGGTACTGGCTTTTATCTCAAACAATAGCTTTATTGATGGTATTACTCACAGACAAATGAGGAAACATTTATTAGAATGCTTTGATAAAATATATATTCTGGATTTACACGGAAACTCTAAGAAAAAGGAAACAACGCCAGAAGGGGATAAAGACGAGAACGTTTTTGATATTATGCAAGGCGTTTCTATAAATATTTTTGTAAAAACAAAAAAAAAGAAAAAGAATGACTTGGGGAATGTATATTTTGCTCAGACATTTGGAAAAAGAAATTCTAAATATACTTATTTAAATCAAAGTGATATTAATTCGATTCAGTGGGAACAACTCAAGCCCAAAACTCCCAACTTTTTCTTTGTTCCGAAAAGATTTGACCTTGAAGAAAAGTACATTGCAGGACTAAAAATTTCTTATTTATTCAAAGTTTTCAGCACAGGTATTGAAACAAAATGTGATAATATAGCTGTTCAATTTACACAGCATCTTTCTAATTGCGTATTACAAGACTTTATTGAGAAAAAAGAAGAAGAACTAAAAATAATTTATAAAAGAAAAAACAGCCGCGGCTGGAATTACCAATGTGCAATCAAAGACATTAGAAATAATGATGCAAAAGTTAGAAAGATTTCTTATAGACCTTTTGATGAGCGATATGCTATTTATACTGGGTTTTCTGGCGGCATTATGGGAAGGCCGCGATCTGAGACTATGAAACATCTTCTTTCAAACAATCTTGCCATTAGCTCAACACGTAGTAGGAGAAATGATGCAGCTTGTTTTTATATTACAAAACAGATAACTGACAAAAGTATTACATCTTCATTAGACAACAACTATATATTCCCTCTGTATCTCTATCCCGACGCCGATTGTGACGGCATGTTCACTGACTCTGACCGTGTACCGAATCTGAATATGGAGATAGTGGATAAGATCGCTGCTAAGCTGGGTTTGCGTTTTACCGCTGAGAAGGAGGATAGCGAGGGCACGTTTGCCCCGATAGATATCTTAGACTATATCTACGCGGTTCTGCACTCTCCGGCATACCGCGAGAAGTACAAGGAGTTTCTCAAGATCGATTTTCCGCGTGTGCCGTATCCCGAAAACGCGGATATGTTTTGGCGGCTGGCGGAACTTGGCGGCCGGCTTCGGCGCGTGCACCTGCTTGAGAGCGAGCAGGCGCAGAATTATATAACCAGCTATCCTCTTGACGGGGATAATGTTATAACCCGCAAGATGACGGCAAAGAGTATCGGCTTTGAGCTGAAAGACGAGGATAACGGCACCGGCAGGGTGTGGATCAACGATAAGCAGTATTTTGACGGCGTGCCGCTGTCGGCGTGGGAGTTTTATATCGGCGGATACCAGCCCGCGCAGAAATGGCTCAAAGACCGCTGCGGCAGAGAACTGAGCTTTGATGATATCCTGCACTACCAGAAAATAATCGCCGCCCTGACCGAGACGGCCCGGATAATGCAAGAGATAGATAAAACAGGGTTTGTTGAATAA
- a CDS encoding efflux RND transporter permease subunit produces MPENLNGGSEHKGLIAWMTYNRVTPNLCMLILLVGGFLFTTTIKQEVFPEFSLDIVTIRVPYPGSSPEEVEQGIILVVEEAIRGLDGVKEITAVAGEGSGTVTAELEDDADPQRTYQDIKQEIDRITTFPLDAEEPQVSLSVIRREVLDLQIYGDVSEWALREIGEQVRDELLQNPEITQVDLEGVRDYEVKIQIDQQTLRAYGLTLNEVAQIIRSASVELPGGYIETSGGDLLLRVKERRDWADEFANIPIITTGEGSVVQLGDIALVRDDFEDSDRYAYYNGMRAVSLDIFRVGSQTPIGVAKAAKAAMKEIENRLPPGVDWAIRRDMSDIYRQRLELLLTNAGWGLLLVLMLLGLFLELKLAFWVTLGIPISFLGAFLFLPLMGVTINMISMFAFIVALGIVVDDAIVVGENIYEYRTRGMKHIDAAIKGAQAVKVPVVFSVTTNIIAFLPLCFIPGTMGKIWKVIPFVVMTVFAISLFESLVILPAHLAHSNGDNRGRISAFVHRLQQGFSRKFIWFVEFAFAPVLDFCIKIKYIVVAAAVAVFILILGYVNSGRIGIIQMPRIEADFASVTATLPYGSPLSKIQQVSDYLLEKGRIVAENNGGDELVEGFYSRINDNSVSARLYLTDAETRPISTTEVTNKWRELVGPIPGTESVRFESDRGGPGSGAAITVELSHRNIETLDQASQKLAEILEHFPNVKDIDDGYSPGKQQLDFKIKPQGQSLGLTAHEIARQVRYSFYGAEALRQQRGRNEIKVRVRLPIEQRNSEYDIETLLIRTPAGTYVPLREVAEITRGRAYTTINRRNAGRTVTVTANIEPISQTSRIMETLETDYLPQLVRDFPGLSYRWEGRQADMSESMTSLFYGFIFALMCIYAMLAIPFKSYSQPLIVMIAIPFGIIGAVIGHIIMGYSVSIMSMMGIVALSGVVVNDSLVLIDYANNLRRTEGLDAFTAIHQAGVRRFRPILLTTLTTFGGLTPMIFETSRQARFMIPMAISLGFGILFATLITLVLVPCLYMVLDSWHKMLHKPAT; encoded by the coding sequence ATGCCCGAGAATCTTAACGGCGGCTCTGAACACAAGGGCCTTATCGCATGGATGACGTATAACCGCGTTACCCCTAATCTGTGTATGCTTATACTGCTTGTCGGGGGTTTTTTGTTCACAACCACTATCAAGCAGGAAGTGTTCCCCGAGTTCAGCCTTGATATTGTAACAATCAGGGTTCCCTATCCCGGTTCCAGTCCCGAAGAAGTTGAACAGGGCATAATACTCGTCGTCGAGGAGGCGATAAGAGGCCTTGACGGTGTGAAGGAAATCACCGCCGTTGCAGGCGAAGGCTCCGGCACAGTAACCGCCGAGCTCGAGGATGACGCTGATCCGCAGAGGACGTATCAGGACATAAAACAGGAGATAGACCGTATAACCACCTTCCCGCTCGATGCCGAAGAGCCGCAGGTGAGCCTGTCGGTGATACGGCGTGAAGTGCTAGATTTGCAGATTTACGGCGATGTTTCCGAGTGGGCGCTTCGCGAGATAGGCGAGCAGGTGCGGGATGAGCTTCTGCAGAATCCGGAAATCACCCAGGTAGATCTCGAAGGTGTAAGGGACTATGAAGTCAAGATACAAATAGACCAGCAGACCCTGCGGGCATACGGGCTTACTCTCAATGAAGTGGCGCAGATAATCCGCTCGGCCTCTGTTGAGCTGCCCGGCGGCTATATAGAGACTTCCGGCGGAGATCTCCTGTTAAGGGTCAAAGAGAGGCGGGACTGGGCAGACGAGTTTGCAAACATACCGATTATAACTACCGGGGAGGGTTCGGTTGTTCAGCTTGGTGATATCGCCCTTGTAAGGGATGATTTCGAGGATTCAGACAGGTATGCCTACTATAACGGCATGAGAGCGGTTTCTCTTGATATCTTCCGTGTCGGCAGCCAGACGCCGATTGGAGTTGCCAAGGCTGCCAAGGCGGCGATGAAAGAGATCGAAAATCGCCTGCCTCCGGGGGTTGACTGGGCGATACGGCGGGATATGTCTGATATTTACCGCCAGAGGCTTGAGCTTCTGCTCACAAATGCCGGCTGGGGGTTGCTGCTTGTTCTGATGCTTCTGGGGCTCTTTCTGGAGTTGAAACTGGCGTTCTGGGTAACACTGGGTATTCCGATATCGTTTTTGGGAGCGTTTTTGTTTCTGCCTTTGATGGGCGTTACGATAAACATGATTTCGATGTTTGCATTCATTGTCGCTCTTGGAATCGTGGTTGATGATGCTATTGTTGTAGGTGAAAATATCTACGAATACAGAACCAGGGGCATGAAACACATTGATGCCGCAATCAAAGGTGCGCAGGCGGTAAAGGTGCCGGTGGTTTTCAGTGTTACAACCAATATTATAGCGTTTCTGCCTCTCTGCTTTATCCCCGGAACAATGGGCAAGATATGGAAAGTTATACCATTTGTGGTTATGACAGTCTTCGCGATATCGCTGTTTGAATCGCTGGTAATACTCCCCGCGCACCTGGCGCACTCCAACGGTGACAACAGGGGCCGCATATCCGCGTTTGTGCACAGACTTCAGCAGGGATTCAGCAGGAAGTTTATATGGTTTGTTGAGTTTGCTTTTGCTCCGGTACTTGATTTCTGCATCAAAATAAAATACATAGTGGTTGCCGCGGCGGTTGCGGTTTTTATTCTTATCCTCGGCTATGTAAACAGCGGCAGGATAGGCATAATACAGATGCCGCGAATCGAGGCGGATTTTGCTTCGGTAACCGCAACACTGCCCTACGGCAGCCCGCTGAGTAAAATTCAGCAGGTCAGCGATTATCTCCTGGAAAAGGGAAGGATTGTCGCCGAGAATAACGGCGGTGATGAGCTTGTAGAGGGCTTTTATTCAAGAATCAATGACAACTCTGTAAGTGCGCGGCTATATCTCACCGACGCGGAGACGCGGCCTATAAGCACTACCGAGGTTACCAATAAATGGCGAGAGCTGGTAGGCCCTATCCCCGGAACCGAAAGTGTCCGTTTTGAGTCGGACAGGGGCGGCCCCGGCTCGGGTGCGGCGATTACCGTTGAGCTGAGTCACAGAAACATAGAAACTCTGGATCAGGCAAGTCAAAAACTCGCCGAGATACTCGAGCACTTTCCCAATGTCAAAGACATAGATGACGGCTATTCACCGGGAAAACAGCAGCTCGATTTCAAGATAAAACCCCAGGGCCAGAGTCTGGGCCTGACCGCGCATGAGATCGCACGGCAGGTGCGGTATTCGTTCTACGGGGCAGAAGCGCTGCGGCAGCAGAGGGGCAGAAACGAGATAAAGGTGCGTGTGCGTCTGCCGATAGAACAGAGAAACAGCGAGTACGATATTGAGACGCTTCTTATACGAACACCCGCCGGCACCTATGTTCCTTTGCGGGAAGTGGCAGAGATAACACGCGGCAGGGCGTACACGACGATTAACAGGCGAAATGCCGGCAGAACCGTTACAGTTACCGCCAATATTGAGCCCATCAGCCAGACAAGCCGCATCATGGAAACGCTCGAAACCGATTATCTGCCCCAGCTTGTCAGGGATTTTCCCGGTCTCTCTTACAGATGGGAGGGCAGACAGGCAGACATGAGCGAAAGTATGACCAGCCTGTTTTACGGTTTTATCTTTGCGCTGATGTGTATCTACGCGATGCTTGCCATACCGTTTAAGAGTTATTCACAGCCGCTGATTGTTATGATAGCCATTCCTTTCGGCATAATCGGAGCGGTTATCGGACATATAATAATGGGCTATTCGGTGAGTATCATGAGCATGATGGGAATCGTGGCGCTTTCCGGTGTTGTTGTAAACGATTCGCTCGTGCTGATCGATTACGCCAATAATCTCAGGCGCACCGAAGGCCTTGATGCCTTTACCGCTATCCACCAGGCAGGCGTAAGACGTTTCAGGCCGATACTTCTGACAACGCTTACGACCTTTGGCGGGCTGACACCGATGATATTCGAGACATCGCGGCAGGCAAGGTTTATGATTCCCATGGCGATATCGCTGGGGTTTGGGATTCTCTTTGCCACCTTGATTACACTCGTGCTGGTGCCGTGTCTTTACATGGTTCTCGACAGCTGGCACAAGATGCTTCACAAGCCGGCGACTTAG